The DNA region GACGCCGGCCGGCACGTTCGCGGACGTGACGAGGATGATCGTCGAAGTGGAGAAGCCCGTGATCGCGGCGATCGCGGGCCCCGCGGTGGGCGCGGGGCTGGCCTACGCGCTGGCCTGCGATCGCCGCTTCGCCGACACGACGGCGCGAACATCGGCGATCTTCGTGCGGCTCGGCTTCAGCCCCGACTGCGGGCTCAGCTACTTCCTGCCGCGGATTGCGGGTGTTTCGAACGCGCTCATGATGGTCGCGACGGGCGACGTCTACGACGCGAAGACATCGCAGTCGATGGGCCTGATCGACGAGCTGGTGCCGGAAGGGCAGGCGCTCCCGGCCGCGATGGAGTACGCGCGCAGGCTCGCGCGTGGCCCGAGCGTCGCGATCGATCTCGCGCGGCGCGTGATCCACAAGTCCCTCACCTCGAGCCTCGAGGAGATGCTCGACTACGAGGCGGTGGTCGCGACGCTCACCGCCGCGACGCGCGACGCGCGAGAGGGAACCTCGTCGTTCGTCGAGAAGCGCAAGCCGGACTTCAAGGGTTACTGATCCAGCTCCTCGAGCTCGCGCATCACCTCGGCGTCGTGCTGCCCCAGGCACGGCGCCGGCCTCCGGTAGCTGGCGGGAGTCTCGGAGAGGCGGATCGCGCAGCCGGGGGCGTAGCGCAGGCCCGTCTCGGGATGCTCGAGCGCGACCCAGAATCCGCGCGAGGCGAGCTGAGGATCCCGCGCGAGATCGCGGGCGTCGGCGAGCGCCGCCGCGGTGACTCCGGCGCTCTGCAGCAGGTTCATGAGCGCGATCGGGTCCGAGCTCCGGGTCCAGGCCGAGATCGCGGCGTCGATCTCGTCGTGGCGGTCGCGTCGCGCCGCCAGTCCGAGCGCCGCCAGCTCCGCGCCAAGCCCGGCGCAGCGGCAGAGCGCGGCCCACTCGGCGTCGCTCTCGACGCTGATCGCGATCCAGCGATCGCGACCCGCGCACGGGTAGCAGCCCTGCGGCGCACGCTGCGGGCTGCGGTTTCCGGCGCGGGCGGGGCTGGCGCCGCGGAGCTGCGCCTCCAGAAGCAGATCGCTCGTGAAGTAGAGGCTCGCCTCGAGCATCGACACGTCGACGTGTCGCCCGGGCCGATCCGGCCGCGCGTCGCGTTCGTGGAGCGCGACCAGCGCTCCGGCGACGGCGACCAGCCCCGACACGGGATCCGGCCAGGCGACACCGGAGCGGATCGGGCCGGAATCGGCATGACCCATCGAGAGCGAGAATCCGCTGCCCGCCTCGATGGTCGGCCCGAACGCCTTGCGGCTGCTGTGCGGTCCGGTGCTTCCGTACCCGGAGATCGAGACGTGCACGATCGCGGGGTCGATCTGGCGCAGCCGCTCGAAGCCCAGCCCCAGGCCGGCCATCACCCCCGGGGCGAAGTTCTCGATCACGACGTCGGCGTGTCTCACGAGCCGCTCGAAGACGCGCTTCGCCTCGGCGCGTCTCAGGTCCAGAGTGACTCCGCGCCGGTTGCGCGCCAGCTCGTTGAATCCACCGTTGCGATTCCACGGCCGCTCGCCCGGCTCGTCGTCGGGATACAGGTGCGTGAGCCGAGCGAGCTCTGGAGCGAGCGCACCGACCCCGCGGGCGTGCGGCGCCTCGACCAGGATCACGTCCGCGCCGAGATCGCCGAGCAGGCGCGAAGCGAAGGGCCCGGCCCAGACTCGCGACAGGTCCAGCACGCGCAGTCCGGCGAGCGGACCCGCGCTCGACACGCACGCGGGCGGCGCGGCTGCGGGCTCTGGCACGGACGGTCCCGCGCTCTCGCGCTCGCCGAGCGGGAAGGGGCTCCGTGGCCGGCGAAGCGCTCGGGCGCTGCCGTCCTCGCGCCAGAAGCCGCGCGCGCGGAGCTGGGGGTCGCCCAGCAGCGCGAGCAGCGGGGGCACGGGACCGCACGCGCCGCCGGCCGACTGGACGATGCTCGCGATCTCCTCCGCGGCTCGCGCTGCGAGCCACGGCGCGATCGCGGCGTCGAACGCAGCCTTGTTCCGCGCGATCGAGAGGTCATCGGCGAAGCGCGGGTCGAGCACGAGCTCCGGCATTCCCGCGGCGGCGAGGAACGCGTCGCGCATCGGCTGCGAGGGCAGCGCGAGCTGCACGAAACCGTCCCGGCACGGGTAGATCCCGACCGGGTGGGGCAAGCCCGGCTGCCGGTTCCCCTCGCGCTCGAGCACGTGCCGCCCGTGCGACCACATCGCGTGGGTGTGCTGGTGCATTCCGACCAGGCCCTCGAAGTGACTCACCTCGACGATCTGGCCGCGCCCGGTGCGCTCGCGGACGCGAAGAGCCGCCAGCGCGCCGATGAACGCTTGTGCGCCGGCCTGGTGCTGAGAAATCCGACCGGGCCGGGCCAACGGCTCGCGCCCGCGCTCGCCGGCGAGCCACGTGTGGCCGCTGATTGCGTCGTCGGTGAACTCGTTGGAGAGGAAGCGCGCGTAGGGGCCGCTCGAGCCGAACGGCGAGATGCGCACGCGAATCAGCGCCGGAAGCTCGATCGTATCCGAGAGCGGCGACAGCGGCCCGGGCGCTTCGCTCTCGATCACGACGTCGCAGCGCCCGAGCGCTCGCTCGAACGCCGCGCGCTCGCAGCGCCTGCCCGGCCGCTCGAGACGGGTCGCGTCCGCTCCGCAGTCGGAGAAGAGCCGGGCCGCGAAGGCGCCGGCCGGCGAGCCCGCGATCTCGAGGATCCGCAGCGCTTCGAAGGGCTTCACGGCTGCGAGCTTTGCCGGTCCCGGGCCTCCGCGCAAAGGCGGAGCCGATTCGCGCGCGTCTGCGGTAGGCTGGTGCACACGGAGGGCGCGGCCATGGGCGACGCGGACGGGTCGGAGCAGCGGATCGTCGACGGCCGCGCCTGGAGCGATTTCTGCGACGCGCTGAAGTCCGCCGGCGCGGTCGTGCTCGACGACGCCGCGCCCGCGGACCCGCTCACCCGCGCCGAGGGTTTCCGCTATCTGACCCGGCTCACGCGCGCCGCGTTCGAGACACTCGTCGAGGCCTCCGATCCGCAGGCGCCGGAGCTGCGCCGGACCGCGCACGAGACGATCAAGATGGGCCTCGACAATCCGGACAACATCTACCAGAGCGCGCCGATCCACGGCAGCTGCCGCTATCGCATCACCGGCGTTCGCGGCACCGTGCACTACTTGGGCTTCGGCACGCAGAAGGGCGGCTACGGCTCGACCGGCTCGCTGCAGACCACCGGCTACCTCGAGGGCCGGGATCTCGAGCTCCGCGGCGACGGAAGCTTCGAGATCGCCGTGAGCGCGGAGCCCCAGCCCGGGAACTGGCTGCGCATGGAGCCGGAGAGCCGGATGCTGATCGTCCGCCAGACCCGGCTCGACCACGCGCGCGAGGTCCCCGCGCAGATCCGGATCGAGCGCGTCGACGGGCCGCACCGGCCGCGCCGGTTCAGCCCCGCGCAGCTCGAGCGCTCGCTCGCAGGCGCCGCGGCGTTCGTGCACGGCTGCGCGAGGCTTTTCGCGGGCTGGGCGGGCGATTTCCAGAAGCACGCGAACCGCCTGCCGCGCTTCGACCCCGAGAAGGCGCTTCGCGCCGGTGGGGATCCGAACATCGCCTACTTCCACAGCTACTGGAAGCTCGCGCCGGACGAGGCGCTCGTGATCGAGGCGACCCCGCCGAAGTGCGACTACTGGAACTTCCAGCTCGCCAATCACTGGCTCGAGTCACTCGACTACCGCTACGACCGAATCCACCTGAACCCGTTCACGGCGAAGCTGCGCGCGGACGGCTCCGTGCGGGTGGTGGTCGCGCACTCGGATCCGGGCGTCGAGAACTGGCTCGACACCTGCGGACACGCGCAGGGGACGATGTGCTGGCGCTGGGTCGGCGCTGCTGAATTCCCGGAGCCGCAGACGCGGTTGGTCCGGCGGGCCGAGCTGCGCGGTGAGTGAATTCGCGCTCACCGAGGAGGCGGTGCTCGACGCCGCGCGCGCCGCCACCGGGCTCTCGGACTTCGGCGATCCGTCCTTCCGCCCCGGACTGCGCATTCTGCTCG from Deltaproteobacteria bacterium includes:
- a CDS encoding DUF1214 domain-containing protein — translated: MGDADGSEQRIVDGRAWSDFCDALKSAGAVVLDDAAPADPLTRAEGFRYLTRLTRAAFETLVEASDPQAPELRRTAHETIKMGLDNPDNIYQSAPIHGSCRYRITGVRGTVHYLGFGTQKGGYGSTGSLQTTGYLEGRDLELRGDGSFEIAVSAEPQPGNWLRMEPESRMLIVRQTRLDHAREVPAQIRIERVDGPHRPRRFSPAQLERSLAGAAAFVHGCARLFAGWAGDFQKHANRLPRFDPEKALRAGGDPNIAYFHSYWKLAPDEALVIEATPPKCDYWNFQLANHWLESLDYRYDRIHLNPFTAKLRADGSVRVVVAHSDPGVENWLDTCGHAQGTMCWRWVGAAEFPEPQTRLVRRAELRGE
- a CDS encoding 2-(1,2-epoxy-1,2-dihydrophenyl)acetyl-CoA isomerase produces the protein MTKRDHVLFELADGVGVVTLNRPDRLNAVTWDMAGDVAQLFREIRQRDEVRAVVLTGAGRAFCSGGDAEFLSGSGDRPLPGLSDPNQPMPRYQRKTPAGTFADVTRMIVEVEKPVIAAIAGPAVGAGLAYALACDRRFADTTARTSAIFVRLGFSPDCGLSYFLPRIAGVSNALMMVATGDVYDAKTSQSMGLIDELVPEGQALPAAMEYARRLARGPSVAIDLARRVIHKSLTSSLEEMLDYEAVVATLTAATRDAREGTSSFVEKRKPDFKGY
- a CDS encoding CoA transferase, coding for MRGPAQLRRLRIGGLDECLERGAREPGQIAETLGAGERVRGRGVVEHDRAGGLQRVAEIAPGAAVDDPLLRPVRVAHGRALRVHQPTADARESAPPLRGGPGPAKLAAVKPFEALRILEIAGSPAGAFAARLFSDCGADATRLERPGRRCERAAFERALGRCDVVIESEAPGPLSPLSDTIELPALIRVRISPFGSSGPYARFLSNEFTDDAISGHTWLAGERGREPLARPGRISQHQAGAQAFIGALAALRVRERTGRGQIVEVSHFEGLVGMHQHTHAMWSHGRHVLEREGNRQPGLPHPVGIYPCRDGFVQLALPSQPMRDAFLAAAGMPELVLDPRFADDLSIARNKAAFDAAIAPWLAARAAEEIASIVQSAGGACGPVPPLLALLGDPQLRARGFWREDGSARALRRPRSPFPLGERESAGPSVPEPAAAPPACVSSAGPLAGLRVLDLSRVWAGPFASRLLGDLGADVILVEAPHARGVGALAPELARLTHLYPDDEPGERPWNRNGGFNELARNRRGVTLDLRRAEAKRVFERLVRHADVVIENFAPGVMAGLGLGFERLRQIDPAIVHVSISGYGSTGPHSSRKAFGPTIEAGSGFSLSMGHADSGPIRSGVAWPDPVSGLVAVAGALVALHERDARPDRPGRHVDVSMLEASLYFTSDLLLEAQLRGASPARAGNRSPQRAPQGCYPCAGRDRWIAISVESDAEWAALCRCAGLGAELAALGLAARRDRHDEIDAAISAWTRSSDPIALMNLLQSAGVTAAALADARDLARDPQLASRGFWVALEHPETGLRYAPGCAIRLSETPASYRRPAPCLGQHDAEVMRELEELDQ